ACGAAATTACAAGCTCCGAAATCCCACGATTTTCATCCAATCCACCTATATAGCATATTTCATTTTTCTTATTCTCTTTGATTTCACTTGATTCTACTATTGGATAATTATTGAGATTAATAGCATTCTTATTCAATCGATAAAATCGCTCTAAAATAAAAGGAGTAGCGACACAAACAGCACTTAACTGAGAGGAAACTTTATTCTCATAATATTCAAATAATACGGAAGTAATTTTCCTAAAGGGAAGAGGAATCCAATATTTGGACAATATTTGCCGAGGAATATCCTCATGAACATCATATATAACTGTCTTTCCTTTGGTGTATAATTTCTTTGCGAATGGAAGAAACTCTGGATCGTGAAAATGGTATAAATCACAATTCAATTTTAAAGCTTCTTGATAAAGAACTTTCGATGCTTTTCTAATTCGTCCTATTCTGGAATTCGTCTTAATTGGGACGCCTACAATATTTACACGGCAAGACATCTCTGAAATACCATTTGCGACAAGAAGCGTTACACTATAACCATATTTAGCAAGAGAAGCACATTCTTTATGAAATATTCTTACATCATTTTGAGAATGCACTGTGGTTATATGACAAATTT
The genomic region above belongs to Flavobacteriales bacterium and contains:
- a CDS encoding glycosyltransferase family 4 protein — encoded protein: MSVKVEICHITTVHSQNDVRIFHKECASLAKYGYSVTLLVANGISEMSCRVNIVGVPIKTNSRIGRIRKASKVLYQEALKLNCDLYHFHDPEFLPFAKKLYTKGKTVIYDVHEDIPRQILSKYWIPLPFRKITSVLFEYYENKVSSQLSAVCVATPFILERFYRLNKNAINLNNYPIVESSEIKENKKNEICYIGGLDENRGISELVISLENLDVKLNLAGKFESDAYKLSLERLSGWKNVIDHGFVNRKTISEILSISMAGIVTLRPIINYLDSLPVKMFEYMAAGLPIIASDFPLWKTIIENNECGLCVDPLNPKAITKAIKYLIDNPEEAKRMGENGQRLILEKYNWKNEEKKLLELYESLLPE